In one Camelus dromedarius isolate mCamDro1 chromosome 31, mCamDro1.pat, whole genome shotgun sequence genomic region, the following are encoded:
- the HPD gene encoding 4-hydroxyphenylpyruvate dioxygenase has translation MTTYSDKGEKPERGRFLHFHSVTFWVGNAKQAASYYCSKMGFEPLAYKGLETRSRDVVSHVIKQGKIVFVFSSALNPWNKEMGDHLVKHGDGVKDIAFEVEDCDYIVQKARERGAKIVREPWVEQDKFGKVKFAVLQTYGDTTHTLVEKMNYTGRFLPGFEAPASTDPLLSKLPNCCLEIIDHIVGNQPDQEMLSASEWYLKNLQFHRFWSVDDTQVHTEYSSLRSIVVANYEECIKMPINEPAPGRKKSQIQEYVDYNGGAGVQHIALNTQDIITAIRHLRERGMEFLAVPSTYYKQLREKLKSAKIRVKENIDVLEELKILVDYDEKGYLLQIFTKPMQDRPTLFLEVIQRHNHQGFGAGNFNSLFKAFEEEQDLRGNLTDMETS, from the exons ATG aCGACTTACAGCGACAAAGGAGAGAAG CCCGAGAGAGGCCGATTCCTCCACTTCCACTCCGTGACCTTCTGGGTTGGCAACGCCAAGCAG GCTGCCTCGTACTACTGCAGCAAGATGGGCTTTGAACCCTTAGCCTACAAGGGCCTGGAGACACGTTCCCGGGATGTGGTGAGCCACGTGATCAAGCAAGGAAAG ATTGTGTTTGTCTTCTCCTCTGCCCTCAACCCGTGGAACAAAG AGATGGGTGACCACTTGGTGAAACATGGCGACGGAGTGAAGGACATCGCGTTCGAGGTGGAAGATTGTGACTACATCGTGCAG AAAGCCCGGGAGCGGGGCGCCAAAATCGTGCGGGAGCCCTGGGTAGAGCAAGATAAGTTTGGGAAGGTGAAGTTTGCTGTGCTACAGACG TATGGGGACACTACACACACCCTGGTGGAGAAGATGAACTACACTGGCCGGTTTCTGCCTGGATTTGAGGCCCCAGCATCCACGGACCCCCTGCTTTCCAAGCT GCCCAACTGCTGTCTCGAGATAATCGATCACATTGTGGGAAACCAGCCTGATCAGGAGATGCTCTCTGCCTCAGAATG GTAcctgaagaacctgcagtttcaTCGTTTCTGGTCCGTGGATGACACACAGGTACACACGGAGTACAGCTCTCTGCGGTCCATCGTGGTGGCCAATTACGAGGAATGCATCAAGATGCCCATTAACGAGCCAGCACCGGGCAGGAAGAAGTCCCAGATCCAG GAATATGTGGACTATAACGGGGGTGCTGGGGTCCAGCACATTGCACTCAACACCCAAGACATCATCACAGCG ATTCGCCACTTgagagagagaggcatggaaTTCTTGGCTGTTCCGTCCACATACTACAAACAACTGCGGGAGAAGCTCAAGTCGGCCAAGATCCGGGTGAAGGAGAATATTGATGTCCTGGAG GAGCTGAAAATTCTAGTGGACTACGACGAGAAAGGCTACCTCCTGCAGATCTTCACGAAGCCCATGCAGGACCGACCCACGCTCTTCCTGGAAGTCATTCAACGCCACAACCACCAG GGTTTTGGAGCCGGCAACTTCAACTCACTGTTCAAGGCTTTCGAGGAGGAGCAGGACCTGCGGGGCAACCTCACCGACATGGAGACCAGCTGA
- the SETD1B gene encoding histone-lysine N-methyltransferase SETD1B, with protein MENSHPPHHHHQQPPPQPGPSGERRNHHWRSYKLMIDPALKKGHHKLYRYDGQHFSLAMSSNRPVEIVEDPRVVGIWTKNKELELSVPKFKIDEFYVGPVPPKQVTFAKLNDNIRENFLRDMCKKYGEVEEVEILYNPKTKKHLGIAKVVFATVRGAKEAVQHLHSTSVMGNIIHVELDTKGETRMRFYELLVTGRYTPQTLPVGELDAVSPIVNETLQLSDALKRLKDGGLSAGCGSGSSSVTPNSGGTPFSQDTAYSSCRLDTPNSYGQGTPLTPRLGTPFSQDSSYSSRQPTPSYLFSQDPTATFKARRHESKFTDAYNRRHEHHYVHNSSAVTAVAGPTAAFRGSVDLPFGAVGSSGGSSGPPFKAQPQDSATFAHTPPPTQASSAPGVPFKSAFSPYQTPVPPFPPPPEEPTATTPFGARDSGEFRRAPAPPPLPPIEPLTKEKPGTPPGPPPPDANSMELGGRPTFGWSPEPCDSPGTPTLESSPAGPEKPHDSLDSRIEMLLKEQRTKLPFLREQDSDTELQMEGSPISSSSSQLSPLAPFGTNSQPGFRGPTPPSSRPSSTGLEDISPTPLPDSDEDDELDLGLGPRPPPEPGPPDPTGLLGQTTEVALDLAGDRTPTSEKMDEGQQSSGEDMEISDDEMPSAPITSADCPKPMVVAPGAAAVAAPSVLAPTLPLPPPPGFPPLPPPPPPPPPQPGFPLPPPLPPPPPPPPPAHPAVTVPPPPLPAPPPGVPPPPILPPLPPFPPGLFPVMQVDMSHVLGGQWGGMPMSFQMQTQMLSRLMTGQGACPYPPFMAAAAAAASAGLQFVNLPPYRGPFSLSNTGPGRGQPWPPLPKFDPSVPPPGYVPRQEDPHKATVDGVLLVVLKELKAIMKRDLNRKMVEVVAFRAFDEWWDKKERMAKASLTPVKSGEHKDEDRPKPKDRIASCLLESWGKGEGLGYEGLGLGIGLRGAIRLPSFKVKRKEPPDTASSGDQKRLRPSTSVDEEDEESERERDRDMADAPCELAKRDPKGVGVRRRPARPLELDSGGEEDEKESLSVSSSSSASSSSGSSTSSPSSSASDKEERESTEEEEEGEEGEEEEEEGPRSQVSSSSTSSMSDKDDDDEESADRDESENDGDAALSEASEKEEGDSDGEETVSIATSKAGAESSSESSESSDFESSSESSSSSSEDEEELVAGEEEEEEEEEVEEEEAAADESMAPPAPDEDFEDDMATGAPTVESFGPEEEVDIEAEDEAPQEPTPVLEEPPLPVGVEQLTGSKEAPEEPGLNQEEARLLSPEPPAGEMEARPLPSPEPTPEDNLELGPEPPTLLSLPLQPPLPPPRPPRPPSPPPEPETPDLPHPPVPLEPPPEDQPPCTPGLCASLAKSQSAEALPATPSGEPLPSGGSSGLPLSSPQLPGSPFSYPSPSPGLSSGGLPRTPGRDFSFTPTFPEPGGPLLLPVCPLPAGRRDERSGPLASPVLLETGLPLPLPLPLPLPLALPVPVLRAQTRAPTQLPPLLPAPLAPCPPPIKRKPGRPRRSPPAVLSLDGPLVRPPGGATLGRDILLLPGQPQTPVFPSTHDPRAVTLDFRNAGIPAPPPPLPPQPPPPPPPPPVEPTKLPFKELENQWPSEAIPPGPRGRDDVPEEFMDLTKVRGPWRRPPKKRHEDLVASASPELSPPQPLFRPRSEFEEMTILYDIWNGGIDEEDIRFLCVTYERLLQQDNGMDWLNDTLWVYHPSTSLSSAKKKKRDDGIREHVTGCARSEGFYTIDKKDKLRYLNSSRASTDEPPTDTQGMSIPAQPHASTRAGSERRSEQRRLLSSFTGSCDSDLLKFNQLKFRKKKLKFCKSHIHDWGLFAMEPIAADEMVIEYVGQNIRQVIADMREKRYEDEGIGSSYMFRVDHDTIIDATKCGNFARFINHSCNPNCYAKVITVESQKKIVIYSKQHINVNEEITYDYKFPIEDVKIPCLCGSENCRGTLN; from the exons ATGGAGAACAGtcaccccccccaccaccaccaccagcagccccCGCCGCAGCCCGGCCCTTCGGGCGAGAGGAGGAACCACCATTGGAGAAGTTACAAGTTGATGATTGACCCGGCTTTGAAAAAGGGGCATCATAAACTGTACCGCTACGATGGGCAGCATTTCAGTCTGGCG ATGTCCAGCAACCGCCCGGTGGAAATTGTCGAAGACCCCCGGGTTGTCGGAATCTGGACCAAAAACAAGGAGCTGGAGCTATCGGTGCCCAAATTCAAG ATCGATGAGTTCTATGTGGGCCCGGTGCCTCCGAAGCAGGTGACATTTGCCAAGCTGAATGATAATATCCGCGAAAACTTCCTGAGGGACATGTGCAAGAAGtatggggaggtggaggaggtggagattTTGTACAACCCCAAGACCAAGAAGCACTTGGGCATTGCCAAAGTGGTCTTTGCCACGGTCAGGGGAGCCAAGGAGGCAGTTCAGCACTTGCATAGCACTTCGGTCATGGGCAATATCATCCACGTGGAGCTGGACACCAAAG GGGAAACCCGCATGCGGTTCTACGAACTGTTGGTCACGGGCCGATACACACCCCAAACCCTCCCGGTGGGCGAGCTGGACGCTGTCTCTCCGATTGTGAATGAGACCCTGCAG ctgtCTGATGCCCTGAAGCGCCTCAAAGATGGTGGCCTGTCTGCAGGCTGTGGCTCTGGCTCATCCTCTGTCACCCCCAATAGCGGTGGGACGCCCTTCTCCCAGGACACTGCTTACTCCAGCTGCCGTCTGGACACGCCCAACTCCTATGGACAGGGCACACCGCTCACGCCGCGCCTGGGCACCCCCTTCTCCCAGGACTCCAGCTACTCCAGCCGCCAGCCCACACCCTCCTACCTCTTCAGCCAGGACCCCACAGCCACCTTCAAGGCCCGGCGCCACGAGAGCAAGTTCACGGACGCTTACAACCGCCGCCATGAGCATCATTATGTCCACAACTCTTCTGCAGTCACAGCAGTGGCAGGGCCCACGGCCGCCTTTAGGGGCTCTGTGGACCTCCCATTTGGAGCAGTTGGCAGCAGTGGGGGCAGCAGTGGCCCTCCGTTCAAGGCTCAACCACAGGATTCAGCCACGTTTGCCCACACTCCACCACCTACCCAAGCTTCCTCCGCTCCTGGAGTCCCGTTCAAGTCAGCTTTCTCTCCATATCAGACCCCTGTGccccctttccccccaccccctgaggAGCCCACCGCCACAACCCCCTTTGGGGCCCGTGACAGCGGGGAGTTCCGGAGAGCACCTGCGCCCCCACCTCTGCCGCCCATTGAGCCCCTGACCAAGGAGAAGCCAGGCACACCGCCTGGCCCCCCGCCCCCTGATGCCAACAGCATGGAGCTGGGCGGCCGGCCGACCTTCGGCTGGAGTCCTGAGCCCTGCGACAGTCCCGGCACACCCACGCTGGAGTCGTCGCCTGCAGGGCCGGAGAAGCCCCACGACAGCCTGGACTCACGCATTGAGATGCTGCTGAAGGAACAACGCACCAAGCTACCTTTCCTTCGGGAGCAGGACTCGGACACGGAGCTGCAGATGGAGGGCAGCcctatctcctcctcctcctcccagctctccccACTGGCCCCCTTTGGCACTAATTCTCAGCCTGGCTTTCGAGGCCCCACACCACCCTCCTCACGCCCCTCCAGCACTGGCCTGGAGGATATCAGCCCCACACCACTGCCCGATTCGGATGAGGACGATGAGCTTGACCTGGGCCTGGGGCCCCGGCCCCCACCTGAGCCAGGACCCCCAGACCCTACTGGCCTTCTGGGTCAGACAACCGAGGTGGCCTTGGACCTTGCTGGAGACAGGACCCCAACCTCAGAGAAGATGGATGAG GGGCAGCAGTCCTCAGGGGAGGATATGGAGATCTCAGACGACGAGATGCCCTCGGCCCCCATCACTAGCGCTGACTGCCCTAAACCCATGGTGGTGGCCCCAGGGGCAGCGGCTGTGGCAGCCCCCTCTGTACTGGCTCCAACCCTGCCACTGCCCCCGCCCCCTGGCTtcccaccactgcccccaccccccccaccgcccccacctcAGCCTGGCTTCCCCTTGCCCCCtcctctgccaccaccacccccacccccacccccagcccacccagcTGTGACAGTGCCCCCACCCCCCCTGCCAGCACCACCACCTGgtgtcccacccccacccattcTGCCGCCGCTGCCACCTTTCCCGCCAGGATTGTTTCCTGTGATGCAGGTGGACATGAGCCATGTGCTGGGTGGCCAGTGGGGCGGCATGCCCATGTCCTTCCAGATGCAGACGCAGATGCTCAGCCGTCTGATGACAGGCCAGGGCGCTTGCCCCTACCCACCCTTCATGGctgccgcagccgcagccgcctCCGCAGGGCTGCAGTTTGTCAACCTGCCACCCTACCGGGGCCCCTTCTCTCTGAGCAACACTGGCCCGGGCCGAGGGCAGCCCTGGCCCCCTCTGCCTAAGTTTGACCCATCAGTGCCGCCACCAGGCTATGTGCCACGCCAAGAGGACCCGCACAAAGCTACTGTGGATGGCGTCCTGCTGGTGGTGCTCAAAGAGCTCAAGGCCATCATGAAGCGGGACCTGAACCGCAagatggtggaggtggtggccTTCCGGGCCTTCGACGAGTGGTGGGACAAAAAGGAGCGGATGGCCAAG GCCTCACTGACTCCGGTGAAGTCAGGCGAGCACAAGGACGAGGACAGGCCAAAGCCCAAGGACCGCATCGCCTCGTGCCTGCTGGAGTCCTGGGGCAAGGGCGAGGGCCTGGGCTAcgagggcctgggcctgggcatCGGGCTGCGTGGGGCCATCCGCCTGCCCTCCTTCAAGGTCAAAAGGAAGGAGCCGCCAGACACAGCCTCCTCTGGCGACCAGAAGCGTTTGAGGCCCTCAACCTCCGTGGATGAGGAAGATGAAG agtCTGAGCGGGAGCGGGACCGGGACATGGCAGATGCCCCTTGTGAGCTTGCCAAGCGGGACCCCAAGGGCGTGGGCGTGCGACGGCGGCCAGCCCGTCCCCTGGAGCTGGACAGTGGCGGGGAGGAGGACGAGAAGGAGTCGCTGTCAGTGTCCTCATCCTCATCAGCATCCTCATCCTCTGGGTCCTCGACATCCTCACCCTCATCCTCAGCCTCCGACAAGGAGGAGCGAGAAAGCacggaggaggaagaggagggggaggagggggaagaggaggaggaggaaggccccAGGAGCCAGGTCTCCTCCTCCTCGACCTCATCCATGTCAGATAAG gATGATGACGATGAAGAGAGTGCTGACCGGGATGAGTCTGAGAACGACGGGGACGCAGCCCTGTCCGAGGCgagtgagaaggaagaaggggactCAGATGGAG AGGAGACAGTGAGCATCGCCACCTCCAAGGCTGGAGCTGAGTCCTCCAGCGAGAGTTCTGAGTCTTCTGACTTCGAATCAAGTTCCGAGTCATCCTCCTCATCCTCAGAGGATGAAGAAGAGCTGgtagcaggggaggaggaggaagaggaggaggaggaggttgaggaggaggaggccgcTGCGGATGAGAGCATGGCTCCTCCTGCTCCTGATGAGGACTTTGAGGATGACATGGCCACAGGGGCACCAACAGTGGAGTCATTCGGCCCAGAAGAGGAGGTGGACATCGAGGCTGAGGACGAAGCCCCCCAGGAGCCGACCCCCGTGCTGGAAGAGCCCCCCTTACCTGTGGGTGTCGAGCAGCTGACTGGCTCCAAGGAGGCCCCCGAGGAGCCCGGCCTGAACCAGGAAGAGGCCCGGTTGCTGTCTCCAGAGCCTCCTGCAGGAGAGATGGAGGCCCGGCCACTGCCATCCCCAGAACCCACCCCAG AGGACAACCTGGAACTGGGGCCCGAGCCCCCAACGCTGCTGTCCTTACCCCTGCAGCCACCATTGCCGCCTCCTCGACCGCCCCGGCCGCCTAGTCCACCACCAGAGCCTGAAACCCCAGACCTCCCACACCCACCAGTCCCTCTGGAGCCTCCCCCCGAGGACCAGCCCCCATGTACTCCAGGCCTCTGTGCCAGCCTGGCCAAGTCGCAGAGTGCAGAGGCATTGCCGGCCACGCCGAGTGGGGAGCCCCTGCCATCGGGGGGCAGCAGCGGCCTGCCCCTGAGCTCCCCACAGCTGCCAGGCAGCCCCTTCTCCTACCCATCCCCATCCCCTGGCTTGAGCAGCGGGGGACTCCCAAGAACACCTGGCCGGGACTTCAGCTTCACACCCACTTTCCCTGAGCCTGGTGGACCCCTGCTCCTGCCCGTCTGCCCCCTCCCAGCTGGCCGCCGTGATGAGCGGTCTGGCCCCCTAGCCTCCCCGGTGCTCCTGGAGACGGGCCTGCCGCTTCCTCTGCccttgcccctgcccctgcccctggcatTGCCTGTACCCGTCCTGCGGGCTCAGACTCGGGCTCCTACCCAGCTGCCACCCCTGCTGCCTGCCCCActggccccctgcccaccccccatcAAGAGGAAGCCGGGCCGGCCCCGGCGATCCCCGCCAGCTGTGCTCTCCTTGGATGGGCCCTTGGTCCGGCCGCCAGGAGGGGCCACCCTGGGCAGGGACATCCTGCTTCTGCCAGGCCAGCCACAGACCCCTGTCTTCCCCAGCACCCATGACCCCCGGGCCGTGACCCTGGACTTCCGGAACGCGGGgatcccagcccctccaccacCCTTACccccccagcctcctccacccccacctccaccacctgtTGAGCCCACCAAGCTGCCCTTTAAGGAGCTAGAGAACCAGTGGCCCTCCGAGGCCATCCCTCCGGGCCCCCGAGGGCGCGACGACGTCCCCGAGGAGTTCATGGACCTGACCAAGGTGCGGGGGCCCTGGCGCCGGCCACCGAAGAAGCGCCACGAGGACCTGGTGGCCTCAGCCTCGCCGGAGCTCTCACCACCGCAGCCCCTCTTCCGGCCCCGCTCGGAGTTTGAGGAGATGACCATCCTGTACGACATCTGGAACGGCGGCATTGACGAGGAGGACATCCGCTTCCTGTGTGTCACTTACGAGCGGCTCCTGCAGCAGGACAATGGCATGGACTGGCTCAACGACACGCTCTGGGTCTACCATCCCT ccaccagcCTCTCTTCAGCTAAGAAAAAGAAACGGGACGACGGCATCCGGGAGCATGTGACGGGCTGTGCCCGCAGTGAGGGCTTCTACACCATCGACAAGAAGGACAAGCTCAGATACCTCAACAGCAGCCGCGCCAGCACCGACGAGCCCCCCACGGACACCCAG GGCATGAGTATCCCGGCGCAGCCTCACGCCTCCACGCGGGCTGGCTCCGAGCGGCGCTCCGAGCAGCGCCGCCTGTTGTCCTCCTTCACCGGCAGCTGTGACAGCGACCTGCTCAAGTTCAACCAGCTCAAG ttccGGAAGAAAAAGCTCAAATTCTGCAAGAGTCACATTCACGACTGGGGCTTGTTTGCCATGGAGCCCATCGCGGCTGACGAGATGGTCATTGAGTACGTGGGTCAAAACATCCGCCAG GTGATCGCGGACATGCGGGAGAAACGCTATGAGGACGAGGGCATCGGTAGCAGCTACATGTTCCGGGTGGACCACGACACCATCATCGACGCCACCAAGTGCGGCAACTTCGCGCGTTTCATCAACCACAGCTGCAAC cccaaCTGCTACGCCAAGGTTATCACAGTGGAGTCGCAGAAGAAGATCGTCATCTACTCAAAGCAGCACATCAACGTCAACGAGGAGATCACCTACGACTACAAGTTCCCCATCGAGGACGTCAAGATCCCCTGCCTCTGCGGCTCCGAGAACTGCCGGGGGACCCTCAACTAG